One Candidatus Effluviviaceae Genus I sp. DNA segment encodes these proteins:
- a CDS encoding ABC transporter permease — MSRWLRLAALISPLVAVAASFLVGALVVATIGESPARVYAILFRGAFGSVDGLGLVLFNATPLIFTGLAVAFAFRAGLFNIGGEGQLYAGSLLCAWAGIALAGLPAVVLVPALIAVAAAGGALWALLPGYLKARFGVHEVINTIMMNFIAIGLSSYLVIHVLREPGQMTPQTAEIAAAGCLPRLARAAQLCGIPLPHANPLNLSLVVALAAVWVAWFILHRTTLGYEIRAVGHNARAAECAGINVRRTVVVTMMISGAFAGLVAVNEVMGFRHRFLDNFSSGLGFMGIAVALLGRNTPLGVLLAALLFGVLNTGALEVDVFTRVPRELIQVIQSVTIILVVVGNEVLSRRLRAAHAAVAGAAGEGR; from the coding sequence ATGAGCCGCTGGCTGAGATTGGCCGCGCTGATCTCGCCGCTCGTGGCGGTCGCCGCGTCGTTCCTCGTCGGGGCGCTCGTCGTGGCGACCATCGGGGAGAGCCCGGCGCGCGTGTACGCCATCCTCTTCCGCGGCGCGTTCGGGAGCGTGGACGGGCTGGGCCTCGTCCTCTTCAACGCCACCCCGCTCATCTTCACCGGGCTCGCCGTCGCGTTCGCGTTCCGCGCGGGGCTCTTCAACATCGGCGGCGAGGGGCAGCTCTACGCGGGCTCGCTCCTCTGCGCGTGGGCCGGCATCGCGCTCGCCGGTCTCCCCGCGGTCGTCCTCGTGCCCGCGCTCATCGCGGTGGCCGCCGCGGGCGGCGCGCTGTGGGCGCTCCTGCCGGGCTATCTCAAGGCCCGCTTCGGGGTCCACGAGGTCATCAACACGATCATGATGAACTTCATCGCCATCGGGCTTTCGAGCTACCTCGTCATCCACGTTCTCAGGGAGCCCGGCCAGATGACCCCGCAGACCGCCGAGATCGCCGCGGCCGGGTGCCTCCCGCGGCTCGCGCGAGCGGCGCAGCTCTGCGGGATTCCGCTTCCGCACGCGAACCCGCTCAACCTCTCGCTCGTCGTCGCGCTCGCGGCGGTGTGGGTCGCGTGGTTCATCCTGCACCGCACCACGCTCGGATACGAGATCCGCGCCGTGGGGCACAACGCGCGGGCGGCTGAGTGCGCGGGCATCAACGTGCGGAGGACCGTCGTCGTCACGATGATGATCTCGGGGGCGTTCGCCGGCCTCGTGGCCGTGAACGAGGTGATGGGGTTCCGGCACCGCTTCCTCGACAACTTCTCGAGCGGGCTCGGGTTCATGGGGATCGCGGTCGCGCTCCTCGGGCGGAACACGCCGCTCGGGGTGCTCCTCGCCGCGCTCCTCTTCGGCGTGCTGAACACGGGCGCGCTCGAGGTGGACGTGTTCACGAGGGTGCCGCGCGAGCTCATCCAGGTGATCCAGTCGGTGACCATCATCCTGGTGGTCGTCGGAAACGAGGTCCTGTCGAGAAGGCTCAGGGCCGCGCACGCGGCGGTGGCCGGCGCCGCCGGGGAGGGGCGATGA